One Papaver somniferum cultivar HN1 chromosome 10, ASM357369v1, whole genome shotgun sequence genomic window carries:
- the LOC113315564 gene encoding uncharacterized protein LOC113315564: MERLWAILVIRVRQGDPLSPILFCLAEDVLSNAISNAFKQGMVHHISSPRGTISPSHVLYADDIMVFYRGTKRDVQALMRIFEKYGQNSCQFISAAKCTIYASKPRASHFNEIMDKIKIKFAACKGKSLSMMGRVELVKTVIASSALYSFHIYKWPSSCIQTLEKWIRNFVWSGDINTTHHNSVAWDKVCLPVNEGGLGIKSMRSLNDASLMKTTWKIMTVNSVFGNFIKVRFIGAAYKKSSIWHGFKE, from the exons ATGGAAAGGCTATGGGCTATTTTGGTTATACGTGTTCGTCAGGGTGACCCTCTTTCTCCCATTCTGTTTTGCTTGgctgaagatgttcttagtaACGCAATCTCAAACGCTTTTAAGCAGGGGATGGTGCATCACATCTCTTCTCCGAGAGGTACAATTTCTCCTTCCCATGTGCTGTATGCAGATGACATCATGGTCTTCTATAGAGGAACTAAGCGTGATGTTCAGGCTCTTATGCGTATTTTTGAGAAGTATGGTCAGAATTCATGCCAATTTATTAGTGCAGCCAAGTGTACAATCTATGCAA GCAAACCAAGAGCCTCTCACTTTAACGAGATTATggataaaatcaaaattaaatttgCGGCTTGTAAAGGTAAATCCTTATCTATGATGGGAAGAGTGGAGCTTGTCAAAACCGTGATAGCCAGTTCTGCTTTGTATAGCTTTCATATCTACAAATGGCCTTCGTCTTGCATTCAAACTCTTGAGAAATGGATTAGAAACTTTGTGTGGTCTGGTGATATTAATACCACACATCATAATTCTGTGGCCTGGGACAAGGTGTGTCTCCCTGTGAAtgaaggtggtcttggtattaAGTCTATGAGGAGTTTAAATGATGCTTCCCTAATGAAAACGACTTGGAAGATTATGACCGTTAACTCTGTCTTTGGTAACTTTATTAAAGTTCGTTTTATAGGAGCTGCTTATAAGAAGTCTTCTATATGGCATGGTTTCAAAGAATAG